From a region of the Oryza sativa Japonica Group chromosome 6, ASM3414082v1 genome:
- the LOC107276302 gene encoding very-long-chain 3-oxoacyl-CoA reductase 1, with translation MAMPIWLILLASLGAVHVAADVLRLVATLTFGLRARPRGDLRRRYGSWAVVTGPTSGIGRAMALELAGRGLNVVLVGRDPAKLRDVAGAIARSHSHHGVRTKTVVFDFSLVSTVQGEKAMAALRETVEGLDVGVVVNNAGVAKPGAMFLHEVEVEPLMRMIRVNMLALTKVTAAVLPGMVMRGRGAVVNIGSASAEALPSFPLYSVYAGTKAYVGEFSRGLSVEYKRKGIDVQCQVPCLVETNMISRAMKDIFLSQFVVTPEEYARAAVRSIGHGRMCVPNMAHRVQLLGMRSTPDFVLNWYRLRLHLQQRAIFRSRRCHRIALL, from the exons ATGGCCATGCCGATATGGCTCATCCTGCTGGCCTCCCTCGGCGCCGTCcatgtcgccgccgacgtcctCCGACTCGTCGCCACCCTCACGTTCGGCCTGCGCGCCCGTCCCAGGGgggacctccgccgccggtacGGCTCGTGGGCCGTCGTCACCGGGCCGACGTCAGGCATCggccgtgccatggcgctggagctCGCGGGGCGCGGCCTCAacgtcgtcctcgtcggccGTGACCCCGCCAAGCTccgcgacgtcgccggcgccatcgcccGGTCCCACTCCCACCACGGCGTGCGCACCAAGACCGTGGTCTTCGACTTCTCCCTCGTCTCCACCGTGCAAG GTGagaaggcgatggcggcgctaAGGGAGACGGTGGAGGGGCTGGACGTTGGGGTGGTGGTGAACAATGCCGGCGTGGCAAAGCCCGGCGCGATGTTCCTGcatgaggtggaggtggagccatTAATGAGGATGATACGGGTGAACATGCTAGCCCTAACGaaggtgacggcggcggtgctgccGGGGATGGTGATGAGGGGCAGGGGTGCTGTCGTCAACATCGGCTCGGCGTCAGCGGAGGCTCTCCCCTCCTTCCCGCTCTACTCCGTCTACGCCGGCACCAAAGC ATATGTTGGTGAGTTCTCAAGAGGCCTCTCCGTGGAGTACAAGAGAAAGGGAATCGATGTGCAATGCCAG GTGCCATGCCTGGTGGAGACGAACATGATATCGAGAGCCATGAAGGATATCTTTCTGTCGCAGTTCGTGGTGACCCCGGAGGAGTACGCCCGTGCGGCGGTGCGGTCGATCGGCCACGGGCGGATGTGCGTGCCCAACATGGCGCACCGAGTGCAGCTCCTGGGGATGAGATCCACCCCGGATTTCGTGTTGAACTGGTACCGCCTGCGGCTCCACTTGCAGCAGCGAGCCATCTTTCGAAGCCGCAGGTGTCATCGGATCGCGCTCCTCTGA